The sequence GTGGCTCACTTTTTCTAAGTAATGTGGAAGAGGACCGAAGCATGCCACTGAAAGACTCTAACTGTGACCAAGATAAACTGTCAAGAACGTAGATGAGGTAGGATGAGCAGTTGGTCAGATCTAGTATGGACGATACTTGGTATCGGCACATCTCCTAGGGTTCCCTTATCTGGGATTCCTGGGGAAGAGGATCAAGTTGGCCCTTGCGAACAGCTTGATGCACTATCTCCCTTCAACCCTTTGAGCGAAATGCAGCAAAAGGAGGGAAAATCCGTGGACTGACCACATCATCTCCACTCCTTAGAAACTACGAGATTACCCCAAGGACGCCTTCGACATCCAGCGATTCACGAGGTCTACTACTAGTATAACACAGGGACCATCAAAACCTATAATAAAATCAAAGACCATCCAGACTAGCCTTGTCCAATACATTTCAAGATTAAAGTTTCATATCGTGCATATTCATTTACGTAAGAAAGACCAAAAGAGTGAATAGCTGAATTAATGTAAAAATGTAAGATAGgaaaaagttgaaaaaaaaaactaaaattgtGTCAGAAGTGGGATTTGAACCCACGCCCTCTCTCGAAGACCAGAACTTGAGTCTGGCGCCTTAGACCACTCGGCCATCCTGACAACGTGTTGATTTTTCGTATTTCCTTTATAACATATTTAtagttactccgtaatatttatatagtaaagacaaaatttcattcctcgtccctgaactttacatcgactttgactccctgtcctttttcttttttttgtgcattcctcgtccccaAACTATTAAAAGCGTACATCCCTCGtcccccgtctactttctgtctatTTTTCCGTTAACACCTATCACGTGCAGATCATGTGAGGGTATAAAGGTCATTAAACTACAGGGACGAGGAGCGTAATTATGTCTTCTTCTTCAACATTCAATTTTGTCCCCAAATCATACACCCTAATAAAATCAAATTCATTTCTTTTCTTCAATAAAACTTAAAtctaacacaaaaaaaaaattatcaaataGAAACACAAATTCATTCAAGAAACCATGCAATCCAGAAAACAAATAGATAAATCATTCATCTTTCACAAATAGAAAACCATACTCCCTAAAATTTCAAATCTTTTCAGAATCCAAACCTCAATTCATCAAATACAAACACAAACACACCCACTCTCTATTCATCTTTCACGAATCTAGGGTGATTTCGTTTTCACTTTGCACCGCAGTCACCGAATCTGAGCTAAGGTCGCCGGATTTTTTCGAGTTCGTACCAGATCTGAGGTTAACCATATCCCGCCATCAATTTGAGGGTGAAGGAGAACGTGAGGGCGTACCGGAGGCTGCCGGCGACGGAGTTCAAAGTTTCGGCAGGGAGTTGGATGCGTAACACTTGAATTACTAGGCAGGGGTTTGGACCGGTTCCATTTCATAAAATTTTTGTTCGACAGCCTAATTCGAAAAATCATGTACATTATATTGATTTTCAATTTTTTCAATCTTTAAATTAATTGATAATTGACTgcaattttaattaatttttaatgttgaatgttatttaaatattaaatttaagtTGAATAGAATTTTTCAGTATCAATCTCTTTTTCAATTTTTTAATTTTGATTACAGTTACCAAAAACCTGCAAATCCCTATAATTTCGCCAAAttaattaagttgaaaaaaataatTTTCTAGAATTCGTATGGATTGCATGGTTTCTGGAATGAATTTGTGTTTCTATTTGATAATTTTTTGTGTGTTAGATTTAAGTTTTATTGAAGAAGAGGAATGAATTTGATTTTAGTAGGGTGTATGATTTGGGGACAAAATTGAATATTGAAGAAGAAGATATAATTACGCTCCTCGTCCCTGTAGTTTAATGACCTTTTTACCCTCACATGATCTGCACGTGATAGGTGTTAACGGAAAAatagacagaaagtagacggggggaCGAGGGATGTACGCTTTTAATAGTTtggggacgaggaatgcacaaaaaaaagaaaaaggacagggagtcaaagtcgatgtaaagttcagggacgaggaatgaaattttgtctatagtaaaaatacaaatatatttgaGTCAAAAACAAACTAGGAGGAAAAAGATTTTCAGTGTCAACTTATTTTAATCGTAACTGTAAACGGAGTACTAATGTTATGAATCCCTATTTTGCCCAATCGAATGTTCATCTtcgatatgtatattttatttaaagTTAAATATTGTCTACAATGTCATCTTCCTGTTTAAGAAAACTTGGACTATCAAGTTTAAAACCATGACAGCACTCATTGTTAACTTGCCATAAAGGGATATACTAGAAGCTCTGAAAAGGCCATCAATTAAGAGACATCAAATTCAAGTGTTTCAAGAGACttgtggacatatatatatatgcaacaaTGCCCTTCTGATGATGTGATGATgatattcaaaattaaaaatttgcAATTCAAACTACAGACAGACCCATTTAGAATTTTTGACCCTTGAGTTCCTGATAATATATATATCTTACAATTTGGTTTTTGTCGGTTGGTCATGCATGTATGTGTCAACCTTTAAGCTTTTAAGATTTTCAAGTAAGATAACAAAAATAATACGGAAGAGATGGATATttccagtgttgtaaaaaaccccattactcgccgattaatctccgattaatcatttttaagagcaatccgtttcgattttcaaaaatccgtttaattaaacggtcaacgtcaattgatgggtcaaaatcgaatttggtaatcaaagtcgacCAAACTAAAAAATGATTAACATTTTAACATAAATTTACACTAGAACTTTTATAGTTTTTGAGCAAAATGAAtacttttagacaattatgttaaaatttatttttttatttatggtttttttttctatatttacatatataatttttgaaatttaatatttaaatgtatacagtacaatccgattaatccttcTAATGTCCCGACCGATTAATACTATTTACAACCTTGGATATGTCTACTTAAAGTAAACATAAAGTAGGTCTAAATAAATGTGACGGATATGTCTACTTAAACATAAAGTAGGTCTAAATAAATAAGTAGGTCTAAATAAATGTGACAAAAACATGTGTCAAGTTGTAGAAGAAACAAACAGTATTCCTATTTGTATATGATTATTAAAATTGATGTGATGCAATTATCAGAAGTGGGATTTGAACCCACGCCCTCTTTCGAAGACCAGAACTTGAGTCTGGCGCCTTAGACCACTCGGCCATCCTGCCTTATATCTATGCTTTTTTTTTATGTTccttatataataaacatattgtCATAATTGAAACtttttatctatctatctatacatgtCAAACTAAGTCTTCATATTGAATGGAGTTTTGTAGAAAATAATTAACCTTATATACTAAACCCCCAAAGAGTTTTGGCCGTTTTGACCCCAACCCCCCACAAAAATTGTCTGGTCGTTTTGACCCCAACCCCCTACAAAAATTGTCAAAACGACAATAGTAGAAAAGGGGaaaaaaaaaccaaacaccccCTCAATTTTCTCCCAACTTTCAAATCCAACCCCTCTTTCAGGATTTAAATATGAaacttaatattttaattaaaaatcttaatTAAACTTCACCCATTTTTTCAACGGGTTTTGGTAACCCCCAACAGGTTTTGGTCGTTTTGACCCCAACCCCGCACAAAAATTGTCAAAACTAGAAAAGGGAAAAAAAAATCAAACACCCCCTCAACCTTCTCCCAACTTTCAAATCCAACCCCTCTTTCAGGGGTTAAACATGAaacttaatattttaattaaaaatcttaattaaacttcacccattttttcaacgggacatatctttccgctcgcctcgcgttaaattttttcgaacacaccgttcaactcaaaaaaaccttatgaacacaacgggactaactatacgcgaaacggacacttctaaaaaaaacgctaaatatctcGGATATATTTAATACACACCTAGGTACTAtctattctgtaaatacataacgctccaTTAACTATGAATGCGCAACCCAGAAGCCCCGCAGCATCGCGCGGGCCCATTTTACTAGTTTAAAATAACAAGAAGACTCGGTGTTCAGGAATCAGGACAGTGATAGTTGGACGAAATACTATACGTGGCACTCAAATATATATTGAAATTTGAAGTGGCATTGATGGAGATGTGTTAACTATACCCAGACACTTGATGTGTAAAATTGTTGCAAGCTATTCATGAAAGAAAGCTGGGAATTGATGATATCAGATTCAAAACAAAAGGGTTATGGTCTTCAACTGTCAATACCTATAATTCCTTATGTTCACAGGGCGCCATTCCTGAAAATACTTTATGTATTCAACTTGGCAACGGTCATAATGTTAGCTTCTGAAATGATAAATGGTTGGGTAATACCAGTGTACCACTCTCGCTACTCGTTATGCTAGACTATAGACTTGATGTAGAACCGAATTGCAAAGTTTATGATCGTATTCCTTCAAGTGGAAATGCAAACGGGAGCCGCTAAGTACCAGCTATTGTTGCTGCTATTTGGTCTGAGTGGTCTAATTAAGGCGCCAGACTCAAGTTTTTGCCTAAGTGAACATCTTCCTTTAGCGTTTGTTGCCCCTTATTTGGAGTCGCAGGAAAATCCAATGATCACTTGTTTTTGTTTTGCAAATTTACTGCTTCTATTTGGTCTCAAATCTGAGTCTAGACTGCAGTTACGTGGCCTTTGGTTACTATTGAAGACGTTTTCGATTGGATGGACTCCTTGCAATTTCCAAAAGCTAAAAGGGTGCGTCCCATTTGCATTATTAGCTGCGCTTTCTGGCGGATTTGGAGATTTAGGTGTCATTTGGCTTTTTGGTGGATTTAGAGATTTAGGTGTTATTTGTTTCAgtctacacaattttttttttcgtaAGCGAGGAaatcctcctatgaacgagcacattagctcccccatagaaggtaaaatctcgggtaatcaagcccccgagcgcgagacctggtaccgggtgaattgcgcattatgcgcaccctcttgtcacactctctttttgaacaatttggcatagccgggaattgaacccgggtggtgtgcgtcattgggcaactcggtggccactcaggcaagcctgaattGCGCGCCCGCAAATGTTTTTACTGCATAATGTTTATTTTTTCTGAAGTCATAAGAAaaaaataatgtcttattctgtCTGCAAATTCGCATTCGCAGACTTTGAAGTACGCTTCTAGGTGATGTAGACAAAATTAAGTTATTTTACAGATATAAGAACACATAATCTTCACTATTCAACACACATACCTTTATGTCATATCTTCTCTACAGACATAGTCCGCAAATCTTCAGACAAAAAATCTTAAAAAACAAACGACACCTTAGAATTTACACCATCATCCACAACGAATATAAAAAGTGtattttttgataatatttaattttaTGGTTTTTGTGTGGTTACATACTAGGAGCAAATTTGGTCCTAGCTGGAACATTTGGCTTTATAATCCCTTCTAATTGTTTTGTCTAGCCCTTGGCTAGTTTTTCATAAAATTCTATTGTTGTTCACAAAAAAGGTGGCGCTCAAATATTGCAAGTCACTGGATGGTGTAATAGGACTTGAAAGTTGAAACCATGACCAATTGTCCAATAACACGGAGGAAGATATCCTACCAAGTTTCATAGCAAATCACCAAACAAGATTTACTGCATCAAATTTAGAGGCATTCACGATTACTTGATTCAAATGTGTAAGTAGCAATAGCGACAGGTTAAAAAGAACTTCAAACTACCCGGGGACGCATCTCCAGTCATTGCCATTTGACTAACAAGGTTTAAAGCTTACACAATATATATCAACTAAAAGATTGTCTTAATAAAAACTGCCTATTATCCTTGGTAGTAGAAATAAAGAATATATGTAACAGAATTGAACAGCCTTAAAAAGTAAATGTGATGATACTCGGACATGTAGTAAAAAGAAACACCATTTTTTTATGGTTAAAAAAGATGTAGCAAAAAGAAACACCATTTTTTTATGGTTAAAACACTAAAAAATTAGCTTCAAATTTGGGCATGGCTGGCATCTGTTAACTAATATCTTACAATCTGGGTGTTGTCGTTATCACGATTCCTGCCATAAGGATTGTTTTGGCTAAATCCATTTCGGCTTCTTCCTTGTATCTTACGTGTTTTTTGCCTGAATTTTGATGTGTTGCTATCTATGTTCAGGTTAAGCTTTGGAGGATTTGAAAAGCAAAACGATGACGCAACCGCCTGTCATCATCAGAAACATAAAAAAAACAAAATGAAATCATTTTATGGAGAGGGGACCCACCAAAGGGGAACCGGAAAACAACTATAGAAAATAAGTAGACGACAGTACCTGCATATCAAGGCGGTGAACATTGAAGATGTCCTTCATGGAGTGTGAGTTATATGCTAATAAGTACGATCTATATGCATCTTTAGCTGATTTGTTCAAATAATAGTTGTTGCCAACCAATTTTTCCTACATAAACATACCAAACAAAACAATAGCTAATCCTAGAAACAGTAATTTCATTAACATACTAAAAGTTAAAGTGACAACTTAACCCGGTTTTGAACAACCCAAATCTTGTTAAGGCTTTATTTTTAACAGGTAAAACTAAAACTAGTGAAAGACGAGATAGTAAAGTCACAAAGAAACAAGTCCAAAGTTATCCCCAACGTTTATTTAAAAATGTATAAAACATCCATATATTGACAAATGTATACCCATAGCAAAGAATTAGCCATTTTGACCCATTATCCAACTGACTCATATTGCCACTTATTATATCGTCTCAAGCAAGCATTTACATACCAGGTGGGACTGCACATTATATATTTTCTTTTCATCAAACTCGTACTCATTAACTTGTACTTTTACAGCCTATCATACAACATTTACCATATTACCAGTCAGTTTAATGATGTTGGTTACATCTTTCACatgatttcataaaaaaaaaataaaaaaaaaattaatcagaGGTCAAAGTCAGTCTACATTAGCATAAAAGTTTCAAGAATTAAGAAAAAATAATCAATAATACACCTTGAGATAGCGAAGAAACTGCAATTCTTCAGAAATAAGAAAAAGCAATGCATTCCCTTTCGCACCCTCTCCACGCGCAGTTCGACCAACTCGGTGAATATATTCCTGTGATTAGATGACAATTAATGAGATCAAAGATAAACTTaaactaataatataaattaaaatgtaactaTGGAACTTGAGATGAAAAGCTAAACACCTTAGGCTCATCTGGAGGATCATACTGCACAATCCAATCCTGTAAACAAATAAAAATCCATATTGTTATGCAAATTAAAATAGTACTACATTGTATAGCaacaaataataaataataataataataataataataataataataataataataataataataataataataataataataataataataataataacaataataataataataaaatatattaataaatataaaaaaaattgacaTACGACAGCAGGGATATCAAGACCACGAGCAGCAACATTAGTACATAACAAGATTCCTTTTTCTGCTTTACAAAAATCAAAGAAAGTGGAAGTTCGTTTCTGCTGTTTTTGCTTCCCATGAATATCAAAACATTTGACTCGAATATACATAAGAAGCTCCGAATGAAATTTAACCGAATCGCATGAAGAAAAGAAAACCATCACTTTTTTTGACATatttcttttcaagaaagagtagaGAAGCATGAATCTCTTTGCAATTGGAACCACACAGTAACCATGTTGCAAACCTTCATTAAAATCCTAAAACATCCATAACATCAGATTAGAAGAacaattaatgataaaaaaaaacaatAAAATTTGGTTACTAGAGATAATGGTTTTTTTACCTTGAGCCTCACATCGATATAAACAGGAGTATCTTGAAAGGATAAGCGGGCAAGATCATCAACCTGAAGAAAATACAATCGATAAATAACAAAATATAAATGAACAAATATTAATAAGTATTTGATATATAATGTGACTTGAAAAAAGTACGTTTGTGGTCTGAGTGGCTGAAAAAAGAGCCGTCTGCCTCACCTGCAGATTAAGAAATATATGCAAGAAGCCAGCTATCATAAATCATAAatgtaatatatattaatattagtctataataaatataaataaataatgacttTAAAACAAAATACAAAGTACTATACAAGATCACATACAATTTCTAAAATGGTAGGTGAAACAAAATAGCGTAGCCAGGATTTAAATACATCAATGAATCAAACTGCAATTTTCTACTAGGGAAAAAAATTACTATGGCATAAAAATGGTGTAAGCTACAAACTACCGTACCTTGGGTAGGATTCTAATTATCTGCTTCATTTCTTCCTCAAAGTTTGCTTCCAAAATCAGATCAGCTTCATCAATCACAAGGCACTGTAAACCACAAAATTAAAGTTGCTCGTTTCAATTCACAAatcatagttaataaagcattagcATCATACATTAAGTTATCCCATAAAAAATAAATATAGAGCAAACAAATTTACCACAAGGTTCTTATAAATAAACCCTTTTGTGTTCTGTAAATGATCAAGAAGTCGCCCAGGTGTCGCTACCAATAAATTAACTCCCTTTACAAGACGCTCGGCTTCACCTCTTCTTGCTGCACCACCCATTACCAACCCGAGAGTCTGTGAATGATACTTGAGAAGGTCCTTTGCAACTGCATGAGTCTGCAACATCAAAATCACATTGAAAACAAACAAAATATCAACAATTGCAGGCACTAAATTTAACTGATAAATAGCGGAGTAGAACACTGAACACGTACTTGTATCGCAAGCTCCCTAGTTGGGCAAATGACAACAACACCGGTCCCATTTCGAGAAACAAACGAAGCACGATACAACAACTCAACTGCTGGTACAAGAAAGGCTAATGTTTTACCAGAACCTGTTATTGCAGCTCCAAGAACATCTTTTCCTTCCAAAAGAGGAGGTATACCTCTAGCTTGAATCTATAATCACATTGTATGAATACCATTTAAACAAGTTGAAGCCAAATAACAAATAAAAAACCATAAATTTTGAATCTTTTTGTGTAACCTGTGTCATATATTGAAAACCCATATCCGCAATAGCTTTCTTGGTTGGTTCAGATAAGGGTAAAAGCGTAAAAGGATCACTACTCATAATCCCACCACCACCTTTCACCTTATTTTTCTTCATCTCCtttatctcttcttcttcttcttcttcttcttcttcctcgacGTTTAAACGCTCATcgccatcttcttcctctttaatTTCATCGGTTTCTATTTCTTTATGTTTCTTAtttatcttcatcttcttcttgTTGTCACTGTCGTTGATTTCTGCAACTTGTGCTGGCAAATCGGAAGCTTCCTCACCGCTGTCCTTTTTGATCTTGTTCCTCTTTCGTTTCTTTTTGTTATTAGAACCATCACCATTTTCAATTTTGGAATTAGGGTTTCTCTCTAAGATTGTCATAGCTGGCGACTACCACTATCTCTGTTTTTAACTCTGCGTTTAATTCAGCAAATAATCAATGTAAACTATCAAAATCAATTTTTATTTAACCAAGAAAAGGTATATTTGTAGAGTATGAGAATGTTGGAGTAGCTaggaattagggtttaagaattaaaTACAGAGACGGCAAATATTTTTTCAGAAGTCGGAACAATAAACCGAATTCGGGGTTTATTTTGTAGCTAGGGCCTAGGAATAGGGTTTAAGAATGAAATACAAAGACGGAAGCAATCTCAATTATATTTTACCATGCAAATTTGATTTTATATTCtcaattatattttttattttttatttttaaatatcttTTCTAAGTATTGGCTAGAGGTTCACTCGAAagacttttgagagtgtttttcactctgggtggagaaatgacttgtctttattctcggataggggaatgattgtctacatctcacctccccatacaccacttatgtggtattgggttttgttgttattgttgttgttgtaatgaaaTACAGAGACGACAAATATTCTTTCGGGTATATACAGAAACATTTTTTATGAAAAATAATACGGGGTAAAGGAATCTGAATTCCAGTATGTCCAGTTTTAACTCTTGACAGAAAACTGATACTTGCCTGAATTTGGGGTGTCCGAAAACTGTGTCAGATTAATTCTAATATTGTCTGAAAACTATTGTCCGAATTTGATTATTATTTATTTTAGGGAAGCCAAAAACGTGAGCCGGTTCCGAAAGAGTGAAGAAAAGGGGATGTTTCCTTAGCGTCACCGGCTCGACCAACACTTATGCAGAACGCAATCAAAGCTTTCATCCTTGGCAGTCCGGATTCTCTGTCAGGATTTTAGTTATAACTCACTTTGTTCAAATTTGATTGTCCGGATTTAATTGTTCGATAATCAAGTACAAGACACAAGATGCTCTCATTATTGGTTTCGTTACCAAATCACCAGTTCTGTTTGGAGGACAATACTATCAGTGGGAACAATGGATTACTCAATTCATTGTCCACAAAGGTGAAAAAGAAAAAGTTATCTAGGCATCTCTCAAACATGATCGAGTTGAGAATATTCATCCTAAAACTGGTTTGTCAATACCATATTATAAACTATCGGGTGAACGTGAATGTGCTCAAAGAGATGTAGAAGCTAAGACATTATGATGCAATCAATTCCATATGAGCTATTCAAAAATGTTGACAGTAACAAATTAGCAAAAGCTATCTGGGATGAGATTAGgaaacaacaagaaggttatgatatGTCTGAAATCTAAAAAATGAATAACGCCCTAGCCATGTATGAGGACTTCAAGAAGGAAAATGTCGAATTTTTGAAGGACACATATAAAAGATATAACAGTGTTATCAATGAAGTAAAGAAATGTGGTCTCAACAAAAGTAATGCTGAAGTCAATATGAGTTCTTAAAGAAACTCAAATCTGATTGGTCTTCTCATAGTACAACGATTCAATCAACTAAGTAGATCGACAAGATAAACATACATGAGCTAGTGGGCATTCTAATGTACTATCAACCCGAAGTTGCCAAAGTTGTTATTGAAAGGAACGAAGCTCTGTCTGCTTATGCACTTGCATTGATTGCAAATAAAAAGAAGGGATATACATGTTTCTTCTAAAAGTTTTTCTACGAAGGTGGTCATAGAATCTGATTCTAAAGATTCTGACGAAGATTCATTCTCCGATGTAGATGAATCGCACTTTTTATTGATTAAGGCAGCAACTAGATATAAAATAAACACTTGACAATTTCTTATTTAAGAAGGGGATATTGTTCACTTTCCTTTGCATAGACCAACAAGAGGAGAGGCGAAGCCAGATTTTTAGAACACTTATGACACGAGAAACAAAAATTTAAATAACAAATAAATTTATGATTCTATACGAACATAAAAACACCTTTTACCTCAAATGTACCTTACGATATTTCTTTTGTTGGAAATAAATCCATAATAGCTTCGTTCATAACACAAGCAAGTGTTCATCTTTCTATAAAACTAAAAAAACcgttcaaaaattcatcattcatTCGACTATACAAATATGCTTTTACAACCTTTATTGTCAAAAATCACATCTAAAACCTTTTTGTTGCAACGGGTAAAATCAAAGCAAACTCTAGTAACCGATATACATAatcatataaaatatattttttggTTTCAACCATCATCTATCACGGTCGGTAGCCCATAAGTTAGCAAATCTTTTATCTCGATGCACAACCTCATGGTGGATATCAAGTTCATGCTTAAGATACTACAAGAAAACTGCGTTCTTAGGACCCCCATAAGGGTCCTAAAAGGCCCATTCTTAGGACCTTTTGCCTGATAGGACCCCCAAAACGCACGACCTAACAACAGCGGTCGTATTAATCGAAAAGGGTCCTAACGCTTATAGGACCTTTTATTTGAGTCCTATAAACAACATCGAAAGGGTCCTAAGAATGGGCCTTTTAGAACACTTTATAATACTTTGTGACGCACAAAAGGGTCCTATGACGCCTAAATTTGTATGTTAGATCATATTAGGACCCtaaaaaagtgtactaatataatGAGAAACTATGTTAGTACCAATAAAAGCGTCCTAAAATAATTGTAAATTATGTAAGTACCCAAAAAAGGGtcctattataaaaatatagtagtttagtaccacaaaaaaggtcCTAATATACATTTAGtagtttagtaccacaaaaaagggtactaatatatataaaaattatgtaaGTACTCAAAAAAGGGtcctattataaaaatatagtagtttagtaccacaaaagggtcctaatataactATATGTTAACTTAGTACCACAAAAAAGCGTCCTAACAAGTCATATGAGTTTCGAATATTCGGTTCGGGTATTCGGGTCCATTTCGGATTTTAGGCCAGGTTATAGTAATTGGGCCTTTCCAGGCCAGTTCAGATAATTGGGCCTTTCCAGGCCAGTTCAGATATTTGGGTCTTTTGAGCCAGGTTATGTTAATTGGGCCTTTCCAGGCCAGTTCAGATAATTAGGCTTTTTAGGCCAGGTTATGGTAATTGGGCATTTGCAAGCCAGTTCAGATAATTGGGCCTTTTGTGCCCGATTATGCTAATTGGGCTTGTCGCCACGTTTAAGATTACTGGGCCTTTCGGGCCTGCTTCAGCTATTTAGGTCTTTTGGGCCCTGTTCGGATCCAGTTTTCTTTTGATTGCATCAATTTATTATTCATTGCAATTACaataattttaaatttttaaattacaaaacaaatattaaatataaattataatattgatCACCACATGATTACATTTACAGTAAGTTATATTGtttcaataataataaaatcacgacatgacaaatcattgtttcaaacacACCAACACATATATCGTATCAACAAATTGTTTCAAACATAAACATTCATTAATAAACCGGCTCACATTAACAAACACAAAAACTCTTCAACCCTTCACCATCCAATCTTGATCAATCCTCACGTACCAACTACAAATTAAATCATCCATGTATAAACATAAATGTGCACATT comes from Rutidosis leptorrhynchoides isolate AG116_Rl617_1_P2 chromosome 4, CSIRO_AGI_Rlap_v1, whole genome shotgun sequence and encodes:
- the LOC139845025 gene encoding ATP-dependent RNA helicase HAS1-like; the protein is MTILERNPNSKIENGDGSNNKKKRKRNKIKKDSGEEASDLPAQVAEINDSDNKKKMKINKKHKEIETDEIKEEEDGDERLNVEEEEEEEEEEEIKEMKKNKVKGGGGIMSSDPFTLLPLSEPTKKAIADMGFQYMTQIQARGIPPLLEGKDVLGAAITGSGKTLAFLVPAVELLYRASFVSRNGTGVVVICPTRELAIQTHAVAKDLLKYHSQTLGLVMGGAARRGEAERLVKGVNLLVATPGRLLDHLQNTKGFIYKNLVCLVIDEADLILEANFEEEMKQIIRILPKVRQTALFSATQTTNVDDLARLSFQDTPVYIDVRLKDFNEGLQHGYCVVPIAKRFMLLYSFLKRNMSKKVMVFFSSCDSVKFHSELLMYIRVKCFDIHGKQKQQKRTSTFFDFCKAEKGILLCTNVAARGLDIPAVDWIVQYDPPDEPKEYIHRVGRTARGEGAKGNALLFLISEELQFLRYLKAVKVQVNEYEFDEKKIYNVQSHLEKLVGNNYYLNKSAKDAYRSYLLAYNSHSMKDIFNVHRLDMQAVASSFCFSNPPKLNLNIDSNTSKFRQKTRKIQGRSRNGFSQNNPYGRNRDNDNTQIVRY